A single window of Dermacentor albipictus isolate Rhodes 1998 colony chromosome 1, USDA_Dalb.pri_finalv2, whole genome shotgun sequence DNA harbors:
- the LOC135913708 gene encoding protein FAM219A-like gives MEDSGIDSDSKTNSCNGGDRPQQDLPVPVKTLDGCEADMNEAEGAEKKPQEAPPEEPQKTPQEQAASKSRALQLHRRLERHIQQSKKIRQQTRNACIDTQPKKTLLPRSRLPVPNKGQGSTAQPSGDTEPLVTWKSDSEEDFEFQPTSKAAAREITQQLIRDGYDLDLTPDDDDLDLIPPKPLTQRCSCCNPSQTCSIM, from the exons ATGGAAGACAGCGGGATCGACAGTGATTCCAAGACGAACAGCTGTAATGGTGGCGATCGGCCGCAGCAAGATCTACCGGTTCCTGTGAAGACATTGGATGGCTGTGAAGCGGACATGAACGAAGCAGAAGGCGCTGAGAAAAAACCACAG GAGGCACCGCCAGAAGAACCGCAGAAGACGCCTCAGGAGCAGGCTGCATCAAAGTCGAGAGCCCTTCAACTCCATAGACGATTAG AGCGGCACATACAGCAGTCAAAGAAAATTCGGCAGCAGACACGAAATGCGTGCATCGACACTCAGCCCAAAAAGACACTCCTACCACGAAGCAG GCTTCCTGTGCCCAACAAAGGCCAAGGGTCAACTGCTCAGCCATCAGGAGACACTGAGCCTTTGGTTACATGGAAGTCTGACAG TGAAGAGGATTTCGAATTTCAGCCCACTTCTAAGGCAGCTGCCCGTGAAATCACTCAACAGCTGATTAGAGATGGGTATGATCTTGACCTGACCCCTGACGATGATGATCTGGACCTTATTCCACCAAAACCACTGACTCAAAGGTGTTCCTGCTGCAACCCATCTCAGACATGCTCCATTATGTGA